In Holophagales bacterium, one DNA window encodes the following:
- a CDS encoding DUF4142 domain-containing protein, whose product MKIPLLAAASTALLLAVAPASAQIDDAQIAAIVVTANQVDVDAGKLAVELSRNPAVVEFARLMITDHTGVNEAATALVTRLRVTPMESPTSTSLKQAGDEHLARLRKLEGTAFDTAYVEHEVAYHEQVIAAIDSTLIPGATNGELKSLLVKVRPAFDAHLAHARQLLKSLTKS is encoded by the coding sequence ATGAAGATCCCGCTCCTCGCCGCCGCCTCGACTGCCCTGCTCCTCGCCGTGGCCCCCGCCTCGGCCCAGATCGACGACGCCCAGATCGCGGCGATCGTCGTCACCGCCAACCAAGTCGACGTCGACGCCGGCAAGCTCGCCGTCGAGCTCTCTCGGAACCCAGCGGTCGTCGAGTTCGCGCGGCTGATGATCACCGACCATACCGGAGTCAACGAGGCCGCGACTGCGCTGGTCACGCGCCTCAGAGTGACGCCGATGGAGAGCCCGACCAGTACCAGCCTCAAGCAGGCCGGTGACGAGCACCTCGCGCGCCTCAGGAAGCTCGAGGGCACCGCATTCGACACGGCCTACGTCGAGCACGAGGTCGCCTACCACGAGCAGGTGATCGCGGCGATCGACAGCACACTGATCCCGGGCGCGACGAACGGCGAGCTGAAGTCGCTCTTGGTCAAGGTTAGGCCGGCCTTCGATGCTCACCTCGCGCACGCGCGTCAGCTTCTGAAGTCCCTCACCAAGAGCTGA
- a CDS encoding helix-turn-helix domain-containing protein — MSEHTKAPPDVTPDELEEQLGGLALLGDPVRRAIYRQVVSSGREVSREEAARAAGVSRSVASFHLDRLAEEGLLEVSFRRLSARSGPGAGRPSKLYRRSGRQLEVSLPPRRYELAAHLLAEAVDQSLASQARDALAGSARARGHRLGAEARARAGARAGRRRLLAELAAVLVAQGYEPELVGTELRLRNCPFHALVGEHTQLVCGMNLDLLEGVVDGLAVRGAKPVLAPRPGLCCVCVLLDRDGRPGPPESPGIGEVVPPPRPA; from the coding sequence ATGTCCGAGCACACGAAGGCTCCACCCGATGTCACACCCGACGAGCTCGAGGAGCAGCTCGGCGGCCTGGCGCTGCTCGGTGACCCGGTGCGGCGGGCGATCTACCGCCAGGTCGTGTCGTCCGGTCGGGAGGTCAGCCGGGAAGAGGCGGCGCGTGCCGCAGGCGTGTCGAGGAGCGTCGCGAGCTTCCATCTCGATCGCCTGGCGGAGGAAGGACTCCTCGAGGTCAGCTTCCGTCGTCTCTCCGCGCGGAGCGGCCCGGGAGCGGGCCGGCCTTCCAAGCTCTACCGTCGGTCGGGTCGGCAGCTCGAAGTGTCGCTGCCGCCGCGCCGCTACGAGCTCGCGGCGCACCTGCTGGCCGAAGCGGTGGACCAGAGTCTCGCCTCGCAGGCGCGCGACGCACTGGCTGGAAGCGCGCGGGCGAGGGGGCATCGCCTGGGTGCCGAAGCGCGGGCGCGCGCCGGCGCGCGTGCCGGCCGGCGCCGCCTCCTGGCCGAGCTCGCGGCGGTCCTGGTAGCCCAGGGCTACGAGCCGGAGCTCGTCGGAACGGAGCTGCGGCTGCGCAACTGCCCGTTCCACGCGCTCGTGGGCGAGCACACGCAGCTCGTCTGCGGCATGAACCTCGACCTGCTCGAAGGCGTGGTCGACGGCCTGGCGGTCCGCGGGGCGAAGCCGGTGCTCGCCCCCCGCCCTGGCCTCTGCTGCGTGTGCGTCCTGCTCGACCGCGACGGTCGGCCTGGACCGCCGGAAAGTCCCGGTATCGGAGAAGTCGTCCCGCCGCCGCGCCCCGCGTGA
- the rnk gene encoding nucleoside diphosphate kinase regulator: MSERNIFLTAEDRKRLIALLDRPTADWDRDDVRDLVAEIQRASVVPAAEIPPDVITMNSRARLLDLDRGTTLEYALVYPQDADFADGRISVFAPIGAAMLGYRVGDEIEWTVPGGLRRLRVEAVLYQPEAAGDFSR, translated from the coding sequence TTGAGTGAGCGCAACATCTTTCTGACGGCCGAGGACCGCAAACGCCTGATCGCGCTCCTCGATCGACCCACGGCCGACTGGGACCGCGACGACGTGCGCGATCTCGTCGCCGAGATCCAACGCGCGAGCGTGGTGCCGGCAGCCGAGATCCCGCCGGACGTCATCACGATGAACTCGAGGGCACGGCTCCTCGATCTCGATCGGGGCACGACGCTCGAGTACGCGCTGGTCTACCCCCAGGATGCGGACTTCGCCGACGGGAGAATCTCGGTGTTCGCGCCGATCGGCGCCGCGATGCTCGGCTATCGCGTCGGCGACGAGATCGAATGGACCGTGCCGGGCGGCCTGCGGCGCCTGCGGGTCGAGGCCGTGCTCTACCAGCCCGAGGCGGCCGGAGACTTCTCGCGCTGA
- a CDS encoding potassium/proton antiporter produces the protein MEILYVVVPLLLIGVVLAAVWLERWSVPVILIALGLGIVFGSDVLNVWHFDDVELTSQVANLALVFILFQGGFSSKREDLRAVALPALGLATWGVLLTAAFTFVSLRFALGWPFQIALLLSVIISSTDAAATFSILRRQALPGKLASTIEIESAANDPMAILTTLVVVEAFATGASQGWLTVPIFLWKFAAGPLLGWLIAEGALRIFDRLNPQDRGYYYVLLLGVVLLSYGLTELVRASGMLAAFTAGLVMGNRKFVYRQGVANFAAALAMIANIGVFVLMGVLVFPSQWADIWMDGILLFVVLTFVARPLAVWLGTVGMGIPRRDRHFMSWAGLRGAVPIVLAIYPMAAGLEVGGQIFNLVFFAVLLSVSIQGSTLGMFARQLGLAEPKRPMPRYGVELVTMARSELGLFVVDLPGPKGRPGARVRDLVLPSEALVMLIARGEEVVPPTGNTRLRGWDQVTVLALPRDEEQVRRALLERFEGDVPGGEERAEAALAALSAGEQVALAALRDHAVLLGHGRVGAILATMLRRADQPFVVVEQDAVIVERLRRRGVLAMAGSAESASALDRAGVDRARMLLVTTASVLATARAVEYAQEVNPEIDVIARVHFVEQRRRLERLPRTRTVHGEEELAYAMARLALAEFGFDEDEAEAWVDDTRVAAREIAPLPDPVA, from the coding sequence ATGGAGATCCTCTACGTCGTTGTCCCCCTGCTGCTGATCGGCGTCGTGCTGGCAGCGGTCTGGCTCGAGCGCTGGAGCGTGCCGGTGATTCTGATCGCTCTCGGACTCGGCATCGTGTTTGGGAGCGACGTGCTGAACGTTTGGCATTTCGATGACGTCGAGCTGACCAGCCAGGTGGCGAATCTGGCGCTGGTCTTCATCCTCTTCCAGGGCGGCTTCTCCTCGAAGCGAGAGGACCTGCGCGCGGTCGCCCTGCCGGCGCTCGGCCTGGCGACCTGGGGGGTCCTTCTGACGGCGGCTTTCACCTTCGTCAGCCTGCGTTTCGCGCTCGGTTGGCCGTTCCAGATCGCCCTCTTGCTGTCGGTGATCATCTCGTCGACCGACGCCGCCGCGACCTTCTCGATCCTGCGCCGCCAAGCCCTGCCGGGAAAACTGGCCTCGACGATCGAGATCGAGAGCGCGGCAAACGACCCGATGGCGATCCTGACCACTCTGGTCGTGGTGGAGGCCTTCGCCACAGGAGCGAGTCAGGGGTGGCTGACGGTCCCGATCTTCCTCTGGAAGTTCGCGGCAGGGCCGCTGCTCGGCTGGCTGATCGCGGAAGGGGCGCTCCGGATCTTCGATCGCCTGAACCCACAGGACCGCGGCTACTACTATGTCCTGCTGCTCGGTGTCGTGCTGCTCAGCTACGGCCTGACCGAGCTGGTCCGCGCGAGCGGGATGCTGGCCGCCTTCACCGCCGGGCTGGTGATGGGCAATCGCAAGTTCGTCTACCGACAGGGGGTGGCGAACTTCGCCGCGGCGCTTGCGATGATCGCCAACATCGGCGTCTTCGTGCTGATGGGGGTGCTGGTCTTTCCGAGTCAGTGGGCGGACATCTGGATGGACGGGATCCTGCTGTTCGTGGTCCTGACCTTCGTCGCCCGGCCGCTCGCGGTCTGGCTCGGCACCGTCGGCATGGGGATCCCGCGCCGCGACCGCCACTTCATGAGCTGGGCGGGGCTGCGCGGCGCTGTGCCGATCGTGCTCGCCATCTACCCGATGGCTGCCGGCCTCGAGGTCGGCGGGCAGATCTTCAACCTCGTCTTCTTCGCGGTTCTGCTGTCGGTCTCGATTCAGGGGTCGACCCTTGGCATGTTCGCACGTCAGCTTGGCCTGGCCGAGCCGAAGCGACCGATGCCGCGTTACGGCGTCGAGCTGGTCACCATGGCCAGGAGCGAGCTCGGGCTGTTCGTCGTCGACCTGCCCGGCCCGAAGGGGCGCCCCGGCGCGCGCGTGCGCGACCTCGTCCTGCCGTCGGAAGCGCTCGTCATGCTGATCGCGCGCGGCGAAGAGGTCGTTCCGCCGACCGGCAACACGCGGCTGCGCGGCTGGGACCAGGTCACCGTGCTGGCCCTGCCGCGGGACGAGGAGCAGGTCCGCCGCGCGCTGCTCGAGCGCTTCGAAGGCGACGTGCCGGGGGGAGAGGAGAGGGCGGAGGCGGCGCTCGCCGCGCTCTCGGCCGGTGAGCAGGTGGCGCTCGCCGCGTTGCGCGACCACGCGGTGCTGCTCGGCCACGGACGGGTCGGCGCGATTCTCGCCACTATGCTGCGGCGCGCCGACCAACCGTTCGTGGTCGTCGAGCAGGACGCCGTGATCGTCGAGCGGCTGCGCCGGCGCGGGGTGCTGGCGATGGCGGGTTCAGCGGAATCCGCTTCGGCGCTTGATCGCGCCGGGGTCGACCGCGCGCGCATGCTGCTCGTCACCACCGCGAGCGTGCTCGCCACCGCGAGGGCGGTCGAGTATGCGCAGGAGGTCAACCCGGAGATCGACGTGATCGCCCGCGTGCACTTCGTCGAGCAGCGCCGGCGCCTCGAGCGCCTGCCGCGCACGCGCACAGTGCACGGCGAGGAGGAGCTCGCCTACGCCATGGCCCGCCTCGCGCTCGCCGAATTCGGATTCGACGAGGACGAAGCCGAGGCGTGGGTCGACGACACCCGCGTTGCGGCGCGCGAGATCGCGCCGCTGCCGGACCCGGTAGCCTGA
- a CDS encoding single-stranded DNA-binding protein, with protein sequence MTSKTTITLYGNVGNDPETRTIPGKQVTKQFYDPIIDDMVEREFTTPEREVRTFSIAVSKKDAEGNDITRWIRCDDWNRHSRLVGKGDRVKVKGHFRERSYEKDGETKTVRNFVVEDLKIERHKIRQRAE encoded by the coding sequence ATGACCAGCAAGACCACGATCACCCTCTACGGCAACGTCGGCAACGACCCGGAGACCCGCACCATCCCCGGCAAGCAGGTCACGAAGCAGTTCTACGACCCGATCATCGACGACATGGTCGAGCGCGAGTTCACCACGCCCGAGCGCGAGGTCCGGACCTTCTCGATCGCCGTCAGCAAGAAGGACGCCGAGGGCAACGACATCACCCGCTGGATCCGCTGCGACGACTGGAACCGCCACTCCCGCCTGGTCGGCAAGGGCGACCGGGTGAAGGTCAAGGGCCACTTCCGCGAGCGCAGCTACGAGAAGGACGGCGAGACCAAGACCGTCCGCAACTTCGTCGTCGAGGACCTCAAGATCGAGCGCCACAAGATCCGCCAGCGGGCGGAGTAG
- a CDS encoding XamI family restriction endonuclease has product MALNADKPHLWKADIAASVDHFNRWFMRFAPKAYRTTRVQTTERVKEALLKSKDLRDLSPDLLRKHPEVLVTLRMATAPPIARDRLIGLAGTTSNLVHRMEDGNLPKRMASTELTGSLGRICKVLTELLDRDIFPWLEGGKRPTELERDRASTIVADRLCGAIADPIVRNSQEQRQLELVETFLEKRGYRRKQHGGGRPIVEMELGTFAFRLNLVVGQAKKVNIPIDVVIQPKKPRPGRMPILIEAKSAGDFTNTNKRRKEEATKIHQLRSAYGKDTQLILFLCGYFDSGYLGYEAAEGLDWVWEHRIEDLLELGL; this is encoded by the coding sequence GTGGCGCTCAACGCTGACAAGCCTCACCTCTGGAAGGCCGACATCGCGGCATCCGTCGACCACTTCAACCGATGGTTTATGCGTTTTGCTCCGAAGGCCTACCGGACCACGCGCGTTCAGACCACCGAGCGCGTGAAGGAGGCACTACTCAAGTCCAAGGATCTCCGGGACCTCAGCCCGGACCTCTTGCGAAAGCACCCCGAGGTGCTGGTGACACTTCGCATGGCGACCGCGCCGCCTATCGCACGCGATCGCCTAATCGGGCTGGCGGGTACGACGTCGAACTTGGTGCACCGAATGGAAGACGGCAATCTTCCGAAGAGGATGGCGAGCACGGAGCTGACCGGGAGCCTGGGCCGGATCTGTAAGGTGCTCACGGAGCTTCTTGATCGAGACATCTTCCCTTGGCTGGAGGGTGGCAAGAGGCCAACGGAACTTGAGCGTGACCGCGCCTCAACGATCGTCGCTGACCGCCTATGCGGGGCGATCGCTGACCCGATAGTGAGGAACTCGCAAGAGCAGCGGCAGCTTGAGCTCGTCGAGACGTTCCTAGAGAAGCGCGGCTACCGCAGAAAGCAGCACGGGGGCGGTCGCCCGATTGTCGAGATGGAACTCGGAACGTTCGCCTTTCGGCTCAATCTCGTCGTCGGTCAGGCCAAGAAGGTGAACATCCCTATCGATGTTGTGATCCAGCCGAAGAAGCCCCGCCCGGGGCGAATGCCTATCCTGATCGAAGCCAAGTCGGCAGGAGACTTCACGAACACCAACAAGCGGCGAAAAGAGGAGGCGACCAAGATTCACCAGTTGCGGAGTGCGTACGGCAAGGACACCCAGCTGATTCTCTTTCTTTGTGGGTACTTTGACAGCGGCTACCTCGGCTACGAGGCCGCTGAGGGGCTCGACTGGGTGTGGGAACACAGGATAGAGGACTTGCTCGAGCTAGGGCTCTAG
- a CDS encoding Eco57I restriction-modification methylase domain-containing protein: MASDRELAAREARRLEVQAALDSRKSALERNRLGQFATPPTLATEIARFARTLLRGRLRNLDFADPAVGSGAFFSAACRVFTSKKLSSSTGVELDPAFAATARELWEDFGLHVLEGDFTDPATLEGSVARPNLILTNPPYVRHHHISSEQKTRLQARLVRELGVQASGLAGLYVYFLLLATAWMSDDGLAIWLIPSEFMDVNYGEVLRRFLAERVSLVRIHRFDPNEVQFDDALVSSAIVVFRKKPPAPGTSAQFTFGGSLAKPHLEEEIQLRRLADEGKWTRFPRSGGDRAELSASGLLLGDLFKIQRGLATGANRVFILSREEAVRHGLPERFLRPILPSPRHLSGTVVEAEEDGYPKLDRQFCLIDCDLPELQVREKYPLLWSYLQDAEKQGARDRYLSQKRSPWYRQERRAPAPFLCTYMGRGAEDARPFRFIWNCSDATATNLYLLLYPVGHLAGALERDPQLLAKLFEMLCRITGQNLRQAGRVYGGGLHKIEPRELAQVAVGSLLRDLGLEEQVTAPTLFGQAATS; this comes from the coding sequence ATGGCATCAGATCGAGAACTTGCGGCCAGAGAAGCTCGGCGGCTTGAAGTCCAGGCGGCGCTCGATTCGCGGAAGTCGGCGCTCGAGAGGAACCGATTGGGCCAGTTCGCAACGCCCCCGACTCTCGCCACTGAGATTGCTCGATTCGCGAGGACACTGCTTCGAGGCCGCCTGCGCAACTTGGACTTCGCGGATCCAGCGGTTGGGTCAGGCGCATTCTTCTCGGCTGCTTGCAGGGTCTTCACAAGCAAGAAACTGTCTTCTTCAACTGGAGTGGAGTTGGATCCCGCATTCGCGGCGACGGCTCGTGAGCTTTGGGAAGACTTCGGGCTCCATGTTCTCGAAGGGGATTTCACCGACCCCGCGACACTCGAAGGAAGCGTGGCGCGCCCGAATCTCATCCTGACGAATCCGCCGTACGTTCGACATCACCACATCAGTAGCGAGCAGAAGACGCGACTCCAGGCAAGGTTGGTGCGAGAGCTCGGTGTGCAGGCCAGTGGACTCGCTGGTCTATACGTCTACTTCCTCCTTCTCGCAACGGCCTGGATGTCAGACGATGGGCTTGCTATCTGGCTGATCCCGTCAGAGTTCATGGATGTGAACTACGGAGAGGTGCTGCGGCGATTTCTCGCAGAGCGCGTTTCGCTGGTACGGATTCACCGATTCGATCCAAATGAGGTGCAGTTCGATGACGCGCTCGTGTCGTCGGCAATAGTCGTCTTCCGCAAGAAGCCTCCCGCACCAGGCACCTCGGCGCAATTCACTTTTGGGGGTTCCCTGGCCAAGCCGCACCTTGAAGAGGAGATTCAGCTTCGCCGGCTTGCGGACGAAGGCAAGTGGACGCGGTTCCCTCGGTCGGGTGGAGACCGTGCGGAGCTCTCAGCGTCGGGGCTCCTTCTTGGAGATCTCTTCAAGATTCAGCGCGGCCTGGCGACGGGTGCCAATCGGGTGTTCATCCTGAGCCGGGAGGAGGCGGTGCGACACGGGCTTCCAGAGCGATTCCTGCGACCGATTCTTCCGAGCCCACGACATCTTTCCGGCACGGTAGTAGAGGCCGAGGAAGACGGCTATCCCAAGCTAGACAGACAGTTCTGCTTGATTGACTGTGACCTCCCGGAACTTCAAGTGCGGGAGAAGTACCCGCTACTTTGGTCCTATCTCCAAGACGCGGAGAAGCAGGGTGCCCGAGACCGCTACCTGTCGCAGAAGAGGTCGCCCTGGTATCGGCAGGAGCGGAGGGCACCAGCGCCGTTCCTTTGCACCTACATGGGCAGAGGGGCTGAAGACGCAAGACCCTTTCGATTCATCTGGAACTGCTCGGACGCCACGGCAACGAACCTGTACCTGCTGCTCTATCCGGTAGGCCATCTCGCTGGTGCACTAGAGCGTGATCCCCAGCTCTTGGCCAAGTTGTTCGAGATGTTGTGTCGAATCACTGGCCAGAATCTCCGGCAGGCTGGGCGGGTCTACGGGGGTGGCTTGCACAAGATCGAACCGAGGGAATTGGCCCAGGTCGCCGTTGGCTCCCTCCTACGAGACCTTGGCCTTGAGGAGCAGGTGACGGCACCCACTCTCTTCGGCCAGGCAGCGACCTCTTGA
- a CDS encoding serine/threonine protein kinase has product MRAIDDPKTELCGSVAANRYLRRAVDKCLGEGIEREQVAEALVRMAEAVQSEIAEERSEYRLAGPGSPEGPESIDQVPVGSECACGWVYSADHRYCSRCGSTLRQSIVPKAIPGRLQFERRLGKGGSGVVYEAVDLSLGRRVAVKTLPTVCSPNDIARLRREAQTLAAVSHRNLAIVYGFKVYRGTPMIIMEFVDGSTLAERIPLPLDVAIEVMLEVTEVVACLHKAGVVHRDIKPRNIAFNSAGDLKLLDFGLARLEREATMSGVGGHVVVGTPAYLSPEAHNHQRANPSFDLWALAVTFYEILTGQRPFAASPEELPPLIQSGRWTPIERHLPASPPSLAAFFGTAFARDIADRPRDISQLGRRVSALLGNRRA; this is encoded by the coding sequence GTGCGCGCGATCGACGACCCGAAGACCGAGCTGTGCGGCTCGGTGGCGGCCAACCGCTACCTGCGCCGTGCTGTCGACAAGTGTCTCGGCGAAGGGATCGAGCGGGAACAGGTCGCCGAGGCCCTCGTCCGCATGGCGGAGGCCGTCCAGTCGGAGATCGCCGAGGAACGCTCCGAGTACCGGCTCGCGGGTCCAGGCAGTCCGGAAGGCCCCGAGAGCATCGACCAGGTGCCGGTCGGCTCCGAGTGTGCCTGCGGCTGGGTTTACTCGGCCGACCACCGCTACTGCAGCCGCTGCGGCTCGACCCTCCGACAGAGCATCGTTCCGAAGGCGATTCCGGGCCGGCTCCAGTTCGAGCGCCGGCTCGGCAAGGGGGGCTCGGGCGTCGTCTACGAAGCGGTCGACCTCTCGCTCGGCCGCCGGGTGGCGGTCAAGACACTGCCGACAGTCTGTTCGCCGAACGACATCGCCCGCCTCCGCCGCGAGGCGCAGACGCTCGCCGCGGTCTCGCACCGCAACCTCGCGATCGTCTACGGCTTCAAGGTCTACCGCGGGACGCCGATGATCATCATGGAGTTCGTCGACGGGAGCACGTTAGCCGAGCGCATCCCGCTGCCGCTCGACGTCGCGATCGAGGTAATGCTCGAGGTGACCGAGGTCGTCGCCTGCCTCCACAAGGCCGGGGTCGTCCACCGCGACATCAAGCCGCGCAACATCGCCTTCAACAGCGCTGGCGACCTGAAGCTCCTCGACTTCGGCCTGGCGCGGCTCGAGCGCGAGGCAACGATGTCGGGCGTCGGCGGCCACGTCGTGGTCGGCACGCCGGCCTACCTGTCGCCCGAGGCGCACAACCACCAGCGCGCCAACCCGAGCTTCGACCTCTGGGCCTTGGCGGTCACCTTCTACGAGATCCTCACCGGGCAGCGGCCGTTCGCTGCGTCCCCCGAGGAGCTTCCCCCACTGATTCAGTCGGGACGGTGGACACCGATAGAGAGGCATCTACCGGCTTCACCACCCTCGCTCGCGGCCTTCTTCGGCACGGCCTTCGCGCGGGATATCGCCGATCGGCCACGCGACATCAGCCAACTCGGTCGTCGGGTTTCAGCGCTCCTTGGCAACCGGCGGGCATGA
- a CDS encoding tyrosine-type recombinase/integrase, translating to MKTPPTAALTPGEVTAVLRAASEGRHGVRDRAMLLTLYHHGLRVSELCRLTLPDLNFEARTLWVERLNRGHAGFHPVPEDEARALAAYLEERRGDGTLHLPPLFLNERRGTLTRNAVYYLVRRAGEGAGLTRPLYPHLLRRSAGSNLVGEGHDVRLVQDYLGLRTARSVLRFAGESSPGSPSAERFSALVHTLGGEAGGG from the coding sequence ATGAAGACCCCACCCACCGCCGCCCTGACCCCCGGGGAAGTGACCGCCGTGCTGCGCGCCGCCAGCGAAGGCAGGCACGGCGTGCGCGACCGCGCGATGCTGCTGACCCTCTACCACCATGGGCTGCGGGTCAGCGAGCTCTGCCGGCTCACGCTTCCCGATCTGAACTTCGAGGCCCGGACGTTGTGGGTCGAGCGATTGAACCGCGGGCACGCGGGATTCCATCCCGTGCCGGAGGACGAGGCCAGGGCGCTCGCGGCGTACCTCGAAGAGCGCAGGGGGGACGGCACGCTTCACCTTCCGCCGCTCTTCCTCAACGAGCGGCGCGGCACGCTCACCCGCAACGCGGTCTACTACCTGGTGCGACGGGCCGGCGAAGGAGCCGGGCTCACCCGCCCGTTGTATCCGCACCTTCTTCGCCGATCGGCGGGGTCGAATCTGGTCGGCGAAGGGCACGACGTTCGGCTCGTGCAGGACTATCTCGGATTGCGCACCGCCCGGAGCGTCTTGCGGTTCGCCGGCGAGAGCTCGCCGGGGAGCCCGAGCGCCGAGCGGTTTTCGGCACTGGTGCATACCCTTGGAGGGGAGGCTGGAGGAGGATGA
- a CDS encoding BlaI/MecI/CopY family transcriptional regulator produces MQACWKLGRTTIRDILLDIADRPPAMSYTTVHMLLTRIVEKGYIALEQDRGNNYYAPAVERATIVRLAAEDFVDNILAGEAENLAILDEVLADRKVPRSRGRKHS; encoded by the coding sequence ATGCAGGCCTGCTGGAAGCTCGGCCGCACGACGATCCGCGACATCCTCCTCGACATCGCCGACCGACCGCCTGCGATGTCGTACACCACGGTCCACATGCTGCTCACGCGGATCGTCGAAAAGGGCTACATCGCGCTCGAGCAGGACCGCGGCAACAACTACTACGCCCCGGCCGTCGAGCGCGCCACCATCGTCCGCCTAGCCGCCGAAGACTTCGTCGACAACATCCTCGCCGGCGAAGCCGAGAACCTCGCGATCCTCGACGAGGTTCTGGCGGACCGGAAGGTGCCGCGCTCGCGCGGCCGGAAACACAGCTGA
- a CDS encoding YihY family inner membrane protein → MVSEPVGGEPTASESSRREARRDGLRRRLQRIRHEIREFGRFLLIVWRRAGAEGIGLRASALAFITVVSLVPLLAAFAAVGARAFTQYQRQLLDLLTEILPYSEEATLAALERFVAQAETIRGPGLIGFAIVVLGVFFAVEETINRTWEASARRPWSVRLVSYLLLLATGPLLIGTALSGLYNMVEQLRTEPLLAGTSPLAVLPTLATALGLTLLYALVPNTHVRARSALLGGVLASAGLELLRRGFVGYLDLFGRTNQIVYGGFAVAFFFMVSLQVGWWIVLAGNLVAYCHQHRRAMLGDREGEREHLASDPWLGLAALALLAEHGERGERPLGLSSLAEELAVAPPRLQRALAPLESAGLVVRTRLYSPRFAASRGALASRVGELLRLYERELADDLPAVGPFAGITAMRTRFLRGFCDAAGDRTLAEAIGRPAPAAPPSTTGAIAGGTAGVAPPAASKVE, encoded by the coding sequence GTGGTAAGCGAGCCGGTCGGCGGGGAGCCGACGGCGTCCGAGTCCTCGCGACGGGAGGCACGCCGCGACGGCCTGCGCCGTCGCCTGCAGCGCATCCGACACGAGATCCGGGAGTTCGGCCGCTTCCTGCTCATCGTCTGGCGCCGCGCCGGCGCCGAAGGGATCGGCCTGCGCGCTTCGGCGCTCGCCTTCATCACCGTCGTCTCGCTGGTGCCGCTGCTCGCCGCCTTCGCGGCGGTCGGCGCCCGTGCCTTCACCCAGTACCAGCGGCAGCTCCTCGACCTGCTGACCGAAATCCTCCCGTACTCGGAGGAAGCGACGCTCGCCGCGCTCGAGCGCTTCGTTGCCCAGGCCGAGACGATCCGTGGGCCCGGCCTCATCGGCTTCGCGATCGTCGTGCTCGGCGTCTTCTTCGCGGTCGAGGAGACGATCAACCGCACCTGGGAGGCCTCGGCGCGCCGGCCCTGGAGCGTCCGGCTGGTCTCCTACCTGCTGCTCCTCGCCACCGGGCCGCTGCTCATCGGCACGGCTCTCTCCGGCCTCTACAACATGGTCGAGCAGTTGCGCACCGAGCCGCTGCTCGCCGGCACCTCGCCGCTCGCCGTGCTGCCGACGCTCGCCACCGCCCTCGGGTTGACCCTGCTCTACGCCCTGGTGCCGAACACGCACGTGCGGGCGCGCAGCGCGCTGCTCGGCGGAGTCCTCGCCTCGGCCGGGCTCGAGCTCCTGCGGCGCGGCTTCGTCGGTTACCTCGATCTCTTCGGCCGCACCAACCAGATCGTCTACGGCGGCTTCGCCGTGGCGTTCTTCTTCATGGTCTCGCTCCAGGTCGGCTGGTGGATCGTGCTCGCCGGCAACCTCGTCGCCTATTGCCACCAGCACCGGCGGGCGATGCTCGGCGATCGCGAGGGCGAACGCGAGCACCTGGCGAGCGATCCGTGGCTCGGGCTCGCCGCGCTCGCCCTGCTCGCCGAGCACGGGGAGCGCGGCGAGCGGCCGCTCGGCCTCTCGAGCCTCGCCGAAGAGCTGGCGGTCGCCCCGCCGCGGCTGCAGCGCGCCCTCGCGCCGCTCGAATCGGCCGGCCTCGTCGTGCGTACGCGTCTCTACTCGCCGCGCTTCGCCGCCTCGCGCGGGGCGCTCGCCTCACGCGTCGGCGAGCTGCTGCGCCTCTACGAGCGCGAGCTCGCCGACGACCTGCCGGCGGTCGGCCCCTTCGCCGGCATCACGGCGATGCGCACCCGCTTCCTGCGCGGCTTCTGCGACGCCGCCGGCGATCGCACCCTGGCCGAAGCGATCGGCCGCCCCGCCCCCGCCGCCCCGCCGAGCACCACGGGGGCCATCGCAGGGGGCACCGCAGGGGTTGCCCCGCCCGCGGCCTCGAAGGTAGAGTAG